In one window of Ferrovum sp. PN-J185 DNA:
- a CDS encoding SOUL family heme-binding protein has translation MAVEEPHYSVLYKQDNFEVREYPPMLIAKTIIKGDMSEASRKGFQIIADYIFGNNQSSNTEETTKISMTAPVSISPDVIQSIHTPVTIKPTLIAEHFDNAQIWQVSFVMPSEYNLQTIPKPNNPSIQLIELPTRYFVINRYSGLNTNEKITAKIDELSKWAHEHAFVVIGEAQLARYNPPWTLPMFRRNEIFIEINKPN, from the coding sequence ATGGCTGTTGAAGAACCTCATTATAGTGTTTTATACAAACAAGATAATTTTGAAGTTCGCGAATATCCACCTATGTTAATTGCGAAAACTATTATCAAAGGAGATATGAGTGAGGCATCAAGAAAAGGTTTTCAAATTATTGCTGATTATATTTTTGGTAATAATCAGTCTAGTAATACCGAGGAAACCACAAAAATAAGTATGACCGCTCCAGTATCAATTTCACCTGATGTGATTCAATCTATCCACACACCAGTAACTATTAAACCTACCTTAATAGCAGAGCATTTTGATAATGCGCAAATATGGCAGGTAAGTTTTGTAATGCCAAGCGAATACAACTTACAAACCATACCAAAACCTAATAATCCTTCCATTCAATTAATTGAACTGCCAACGCGTTACTTTGTAATAAATCGTTATTCTGGATTAAATACAAATGAAAAAATCACTGCCAAGATTGATGAGCTATCTAAATGGGCGCATGAGCATGCCTTTGTCGTTATAGGGGAAGCACAACTTGCACGCTATAATCCACCATGGACTCTCCCTATGTTTAGAAGAAATGAAATTTTCATAGAAATCAATAAACCAAATTAG
- a CDS encoding amidase, whose protein sequence is MKTLQDIVPLSIRQLVAQVQQGEISPHEIIQAYYSGIEHLEPKIHAWKILDPDNIKKQLSFFESDIDLQSLPLAGIPIGVKDLINTKDLPTAYGSAMYEGYQPKEDAQVITRYRELGGIILGKTVTTEFAFLNPGPTINPASLNIGVTVTPGGSSSGSAAAVACAMTPLAFATQTAASITRPAAFCGVVGYKPTFGTLDLTGVKPLSPSLDTLGMMGLRVDDVAYAVGALINQELMDFSITPPVIGFIEEPLWADISYDAKRVLDLAKQILIKNGLTVKSIHLKELGEQLNSAQETIMYSEMARSLESEWSQARDQISPKLGHFIEKGRAIHLDELKKAFEQQQLGRETIKQLFNDVDVLIAPSTLGEAPDGLESTGDPVMSRLWTLLGNPTCHLPIGYSLRKLPLGLTVIGDFNKDKQLLSYAHLLENLFSAS, encoded by the coding sequence ATGAAAACCCTACAAGATATTGTCCCTTTATCAATACGTCAATTAGTAGCCCAAGTGCAACAGGGAGAAATCTCTCCACATGAGATTATCCAAGCTTACTATTCCGGTATCGAACATCTTGAACCAAAAATTCATGCATGGAAAATACTTGATCCTGATAATATAAAGAAACAACTGTCTTTTTTTGAATCAGATATAGACCTGCAGTCTTTACCACTAGCTGGTATTCCTATTGGTGTTAAAGATCTCATTAATACAAAAGATCTTCCTACTGCATATGGTTCTGCCATGTATGAGGGATATCAACCAAAAGAGGATGCGCAAGTCATCACGCGTTATCGGGAATTAGGTGGAATAATTCTTGGAAAAACAGTGACAACTGAATTTGCATTTTTAAATCCCGGCCCTACCATTAATCCTGCATCACTTAATATTGGCGTCACTGTCACTCCAGGTGGGTCATCTAGTGGTTCTGCTGCTGCTGTTGCTTGCGCTATGACGCCATTAGCCTTTGCAACACAAACTGCTGCTTCTATCACTCGACCGGCAGCATTTTGTGGTGTTGTGGGATATAAACCAACGTTTGGTACTCTTGATTTGACTGGTGTTAAACCGCTTAGCCCAAGTCTTGATACGCTTGGCATGATGGGACTACGTGTAGATGATGTTGCTTATGCTGTTGGAGCGCTAATTAATCAAGAATTAATGGACTTTTCAATTACACCACCTGTCATTGGGTTTATAGAAGAACCTCTGTGGGCTGATATTTCCTATGATGCTAAAAGAGTACTTGATCTTGCTAAACAAATACTCATAAAAAATGGCTTAACAGTTAAATCTATACACTTAAAAGAACTAGGGGAGCAACTTAATAGCGCGCAAGAAACTATTATGTATAGCGAAATGGCTCGCTCATTAGAAAGTGAATGGAGTCAAGCACGCGATCAAATAAGCCCTAAACTTGGACACTTTATAGAAAAAGGTAGGGCTATTCATCTAGATGAGCTTAAAAAAGCTTTTGAGCAACAACAATTAGGGCGCGAGACAATTAAACAACTGTTTAATGATGTAGATGTATTGATTGCGCCAAGTACATTAGGTGAAGCACCTGATGGTTTGGAGAGTACTGGTGACCCTGTCATGAGTCGTTTATGGACTTTATTAGGAAACCCCACTTGTCACTTACCAATTGGTTATAGTTTAAGAAAACTACCGTTAGGTCTTACTGTGATAGGTGATTTTAACAAAGATAAGCAATTGTTAAGCTATGCCCATTTATTAGAAAATCTATTTAGTGCTAGTTAA
- a CDS encoding ParB/RepB/Spo0J family partition protein, which yields MDNLSLHRLIPIQWIIRDPQQPRKYFEESSINDLSNNIKQFGVLQPLLVQQNSLENFTLLCGERRLMAAQQAGLKEVPVVIYPKTNSLILSRLIQYSENIFREGLTPLETIDLIVKITNEGVSTVQLAQILGRRHDWIQGHLLANTPLYRSLFESGRLRSVAVLLIFKSLPPKAQNKLLTESGVITSTLCQKIRQHFNQSEKQRELPILSPISENENIVKQPLPVRSTITIPFNPLWLNSFNSKKELIKTIENLLNKHLLSELKQA from the coding sequence ATGGATAACTTATCATTACACCGTTTAATCCCTATTCAATGGATTATTCGTGACCCACAGCAACCAAGAAAATATTTTGAAGAAAGTAGCATCAACGATTTATCAAATAACATTAAACAATTTGGCGTATTACAACCACTACTTGTACAACAAAATAGTTTAGAGAATTTTACACTTCTATGTGGCGAAAGAAGATTGATGGCTGCCCAACAAGCCGGTTTAAAAGAAGTTCCAGTTGTTATCTATCCTAAAACTAACTCATTGATCTTATCAAGATTAATTCAATATTCTGAGAATATTTTTAGAGAGGGGTTGACTCCTCTAGAGACAATTGATTTGATTGTAAAGATTACCAATGAAGGTGTTAGTACGGTTCAATTGGCACAAATATTAGGTAGGCGCCATGATTGGATACAGGGACATTTACTAGCAAATACCCCTCTTTATAGATCTTTATTTGAGAGCGGACGACTAAGAAGTGTTGCTGTATTACTTATCTTTAAGAGTTTGCCACCAAAAGCACAAAACAAACTACTGACTGAGTCAGGAGTCATTACATCAACCCTGTGTCAAAAAATAAGACAACACTTTAACCAATCAGAAAAACAAAGAGAATTACCAATACTCAGTCCCATTTCAGAAAATGAAAATATAGTTAAACAACCATTACCAGTTCGCTCTACGATTACTATCCCCTTCAATCCACTTTGGTTAAATAGCTTCAATAGTAAAAAAGAACTAATAAAAACCATTGAAAATTTATTAAACAAGCATCTTCTTAGCGAACTAAAACAAGCATGA
- a CDS encoding TrbI/VirB10 family protein, protein MWSWLIKIIKHNDDELEKVIPVAEDTGKRLLPRTKWILLGIVGLLIILLTIGILTAGQQHTSQENAFDYNNPSSIGTATPPSPPPLIIHHDINNTANLHDKENINSSSALTNSNPSASNLNQHQIWLRDHYYQRQESTITNYERALNAPLLGEGVSHPNSSSNLSTTNIPQSSVHLIKQDISNKEDEFADQLSKKRDGSTSSSQLISAKGEHEILAGSILNAILITEINSDLPGVITAQISQNVFDSLHPDLILIPQGTRLIGRYDNRISYGQQRLFIAWNSLIFPDGSSFDLKGLTASDNKGQAGLNDQIDNHTGRIVGSALLISMLGVGAQLSQPQNSSILTSPNTGQLAAGASANELNMVGSQLLQKNLNISPTLIIRAGTELTVMANQTLILPVYNHD, encoded by the coding sequence ATGTGGTCTTGGCTCATTAAAATCATAAAACACAATGATGATGAATTAGAAAAGGTAATCCCTGTAGCCGAAGATACAGGAAAACGATTATTACCAAGAACCAAATGGATACTATTAGGAATCGTTGGACTGTTAATTATCTTACTTACCATAGGGATTCTTACTGCAGGTCAACAACATACGTCTCAAGAGAACGCTTTTGACTATAACAACCCCTCTTCAATAGGGACGGCCACACCACCAAGCCCTCCTCCACTGATCATTCATCATGATATAAATAATACAGCCAATTTACACGATAAAGAAAATATAAATTCATCCTCAGCATTAACAAATAGTAATCCATCTGCATCTAATCTTAATCAACATCAAATATGGTTAAGAGATCATTATTACCAACGACAAGAATCTACAATAACGAATTACGAAAGAGCATTAAATGCTCCCTTGTTAGGTGAAGGAGTCAGTCATCCCAATTCATCATCAAATTTAAGTACAACAAATATTCCTCAATCTTCAGTCCACTTAATTAAACAAGACATATCAAATAAGGAAGATGAGTTTGCTGATCAATTATCAAAAAAAAGGGATGGTAGTACATCATCAAGTCAACTGATATCAGCAAAAGGGGAACACGAAATATTAGCAGGAAGTATTTTAAATGCTATTTTAATTACTGAAATCAATTCTGACCTACCAGGAGTCATAACAGCACAAATTAGTCAGAATGTCTTTGATTCACTCCATCCTGATCTAATACTTATTCCTCAAGGCACTAGATTGATTGGTCGTTATGACAACCGTATTTCATATGGACAACAAAGACTATTTATTGCCTGGAATAGCTTAATTTTTCCTGATGGTTCTTCATTTGACTTAAAGGGATTAACCGCTTCAGATAATAAAGGACAAGCGGGATTAAATGATCAAATAGATAATCACACAGGACGTATAGTTGGCAGTGCATTACTTATCTCTATGCTAGGAGTAGGAGCTCAATTATCACAGCCACAAAATAGCTCAATCTTAACTAGTCCCAATACAGGTCAACTTGCAGCTGGAGCGAGCGCCAATGAGCTAAATATGGTGGGAAGTCAACTATTACAAAAGAATCTTAACATCTCCCCAACCTTAATTATCCGAGCCGGTACAGAATTGACTGTAATGGCTAATCAAACACTGATATTACCTGTTTATAATCATGATTAG
- a CDS encoding TrbG/VirB9 family P-type conjugative transfer protein, whose amino-acid sequence MNNTIPFICLITIGLTNCIYTPNVSAESINKDNGVLNIESKVSNQDKNRLSLTKTLDKINQQRTEAGELLYPYGHSQPTIECAPLHVCVIHLMENEKISNLSLGDTVRWIIQTGQAGHRAVVMIKPTEDKLNTNLVITTTLGRIYYLNLISTSNHYLPMVGFYDPDEIIQHVLDQQEKITEQKKEAIATLPSVNPQDIDFNYWCDGADPLPERVFSSLGKVFIQLPKEWIEGKAPVLFIVENGKEVLTNYEINHHYYVVNHLFKEAHLVLGSGDNQQIITIHSGKRPYFGNLFN is encoded by the coding sequence ATGAACAACACCATACCCTTTATCTGCTTAATAACGATAGGATTAACTAATTGTATTTATACACCTAATGTGAGTGCAGAATCAATTAATAAGGATAATGGTGTTTTAAATATAGAATCTAAAGTATCCAACCAGGATAAAAATAGACTTTCACTTACAAAAACACTTGATAAAATTAATCAACAAAGAACAGAAGCAGGAGAACTACTCTATCCATATGGACATTCTCAACCCACTATAGAATGTGCTCCTCTACATGTCTGTGTCATTCATTTAATGGAAAATGAAAAGATTAGTAATCTTTCACTAGGCGACACAGTACGTTGGATTATACAAACCGGACAAGCAGGTCACCGTGCTGTGGTAATGATTAAACCAACAGAAGACAAACTAAATACTAATTTAGTTATTACTACCACATTAGGCAGAATCTATTATCTAAATTTAATATCAACTTCCAATCATTATCTTCCTATGGTTGGATTTTATGATCCCGATGAAATCATTCAACATGTATTAGATCAACAAGAAAAAATTACTGAACAAAAAAAAGAAGCCATAGCTACACTTCCCTCAGTTAATCCTCAGGATATAGATTTTAATTATTGGTGCGACGGAGCAGATCCGCTTCCTGAGAGAGTGTTTTCTTCTCTAGGAAAAGTATTTATTCAATTACCTAAAGAATGGATTGAAGGGAAAGCACCTGTCTTATTTATTGTAGAAAACGGTAAGGAAGTATTAACCAACTATGAAATAAATCATCATTATTATGTGGTTAATCATCTGTTTAAGGAAGCACATCTTGTTCTAGGAAGCGGAGACAATCAACAAATCATTACTATCCACTCTGGTAAACGTCCTTATTTTGGTAATTTATTTAATTAA
- a CDS encoding VirB8/TrbF family protein has translation MALLSPIPYLNARREWDERYGDSLYQVQQWRKIAYLALVLCAICVAGVLWLASQSHIKPYVIALDKLGAPIGYANPVSNNSVNDRIIEANVANWIWQARSVLPEVTAEKMLLDRVYAQIGANAVTELDEWYKKHSPFNQDGITVSPSIMSVLPISKNTWQVTWNEKSYHHNQLINETHWKANVIVGLSQALTDKPKVMLYNPLGIYISQFNWTQILIN, from the coding sequence ATGGCTTTACTTTCTCCAATCCCTTATTTAAATGCCAGACGAGAATGGGATGAGCGTTATGGAGATAGTCTTTATCAAGTACAACAATGGCGTAAGATAGCTTATCTAGCCCTAGTTCTATGTGCAATTTGTGTTGCAGGAGTACTATGGCTTGCTAGTCAAAGTCATATCAAACCATACGTGATTGCACTTGATAAATTAGGCGCACCTATTGGTTATGCAAATCCTGTGTCAAATAACAGTGTTAATGACAGAATAATTGAAGCCAACGTAGCCAATTGGATATGGCAAGCGCGTAGTGTACTACCAGAAGTCACTGCGGAAAAAATGTTACTAGATCGCGTATATGCTCAAATAGGCGCTAATGCAGTGACTGAGCTTGATGAATGGTATAAGAAACATAGTCCCTTCAATCAAGATGGGATAACTGTTTCTCCCTCAATCATGAGTGTTCTACCAATCAGTAAAAATACCTGGCAGGTCACGTGGAATGAAAAATCTTATCATCATAATCAATTAATTAATGAAACACATTGGAAAGCAAATGTGATTGTCGGCTTATCACAGGCCTTAACAGACAAACCTAAAGTCATGCTCTATAACCCACTAGGTATCTATATTAGCCAATTTAATTGGACACAAATATTAATAAATTGA
- a CDS encoding ABC transporter permease: MLLRIWALVIKEFLSLVRDKKSRFVLIGPPLIQLLVFGYASTFDLNHIPYAVFNEDQGFASRQLIARFEGAPSFEKVHVLTQEKELAPIIDKQEVLMVIHIPNDFTKKLVGHQSASLQIIIDGRNSNTATLALNYANNIVLNFNQYWASTYQWGVVPSDLIVRPWFNPNLLSRWFIVPGIVSLLTLVITLLVTGLSVAREREQGTFDQLLVTPFSPTEILIGKALPGLIIGALEGVLIVILAIYWFKVPFVGSIIALVIGLILFLLAAIGIGLMISSLSLTQQQGLLGVFLFLVPSIILSGFATPIANMPLLVQQLTLINPMRYFLIIVRGVFLQGDKVIDLWPQFWPLGLIALCTMVIATWLFRHRM, translated from the coding sequence ATGTTATTACGTATATGGGCGTTGGTAATTAAAGAGTTTCTATCTCTTGTACGTGATAAAAAAAGTCGATTTGTATTAATTGGGCCACCACTCATACAATTATTGGTTTTTGGTTATGCCTCAACATTTGATTTAAATCATATCCCTTATGCAGTGTTTAACGAAGATCAAGGATTTGCGTCAAGACAATTAATTGCTCGTTTTGAAGGGGCGCCGTCTTTTGAAAAAGTACATGTATTAACTCAAGAAAAAGAGCTTGCTCCTATTATAGACAAGCAGGAAGTATTGATGGTTATTCATATACCTAATGACTTCACCAAAAAACTAGTAGGTCATCAAAGTGCGTCTCTACAAATTATTATTGATGGACGTAATTCAAATACGGCTACGTTAGCACTCAATTATGCCAATAATATTGTATTAAACTTTAATCAGTATTGGGCAAGTACTTATCAATGGGGAGTTGTACCAAGTGACTTAATAGTGAGACCTTGGTTTAATCCAAACCTGCTTTCACGTTGGTTTATAGTACCCGGAATAGTGAGCTTACTAACTTTGGTTATTACCTTACTTGTCACCGGTCTATCTGTAGCAAGAGAAAGAGAACAAGGTACATTTGACCAATTACTGGTCACACCATTTAGCCCTACAGAAATTTTGATAGGAAAAGCTTTACCAGGACTCATTATTGGGGCGTTAGAAGGAGTTCTGATTGTTATTCTCGCTATTTATTGGTTTAAGGTTCCCTTTGTCGGTAGCATCATAGCGTTAGTGATAGGTCTTATTTTATTTTTACTTGCAGCCATCGGTATCGGTTTAATGATCTCCTCATTATCTCTTACTCAACAACAAGGACTGCTTGGTGTATTTCTATTTTTAGTTCCTTCTATTATTTTATCTGGCTTTGCTACACCTATTGCTAATATGCCATTACTGGTTCAACAATTAACACTAATTAATCCAATGCGATACTTTCTAATTATCGTTAGAGGTGTATTTTTGCAAGGAGACAAAGTCATTGATCTCTGGCCACAATTTTGGCCATTAGGATTAATTGCACTATGTACCATGGTTATCGCAACTTGGCTCTTTCGTCATCGTATGTAA
- a CDS encoding ABC transporter permease — translation MNKQRLIGLIKKEFIQIIRDPSAIAIAFIMPVILLFIFGYGVSLDAHHIPIAVVEDQHTHESSEFIAGLNQSSYFSPHYYTTIDDAQKAMMNHEVNAILWIRDDFAKNLYQNKVAPISTLINGTDANNARLTEGYLQGVWQVWLTQYAMINAKPFIIPVSTQSRIWFNPALKSRDYLVPGLIAVIMTLIGALLTALVVAREWERGTMEALMASPVSISEILLGKLIPYFIMGMGGMLLSVVLAVTLFDVPLRGSLVLLLLFSALFLLVALGMGLLISSVAKNQFVAGQIAIIVTFLPAFILSGFVFDIHSMPAPIQFITHIVAARYYVTILQTLFLAGDIWPILINNGIALLIMAIFFLGLTWLRSRKRLD, via the coding sequence TTGAACAAACAGCGCTTAATAGGGCTTATTAAAAAAGAATTCATTCAAATTATACGCGATCCTTCAGCGATTGCTATTGCCTTTATTATGCCTGTCATTCTGCTCTTTATTTTTGGTTATGGTGTCTCACTAGATGCACACCATATCCCTATTGCAGTAGTTGAGGATCAGCATACTCACGAGAGTAGCGAATTTATTGCAGGTCTTAATCAGTCATCATATTTTTCTCCGCACTACTATACAACAATTGATGATGCTCAAAAAGCAATGATGAACCATGAAGTTAATGCCATACTTTGGATACGTGATGATTTTGCTAAGAACCTCTACCAGAACAAAGTAGCACCTATTTCCACTCTAATAAACGGTACTGATGCTAATAACGCCCGTCTTACAGAGGGCTATTTACAGGGAGTATGGCAGGTGTGGCTAACCCAATATGCAATGATTAATGCCAAACCATTCATTATTCCGGTATCAACACAATCACGAATTTGGTTTAATCCAGCATTAAAGAGTCGTGATTATCTTGTACCTGGATTAATTGCAGTTATCATGACCTTAATTGGTGCACTTTTAACCGCTTTAGTTGTAGCGCGTGAATGGGAAAGAGGTACCATGGAAGCTTTAATGGCGAGCCCTGTCAGTATCAGCGAAATCCTATTGGGTAAACTTATTCCCTATTTTATTATGGGTATGGGAGGAATGTTATTGTCTGTTGTGCTAGCAGTTACCTTATTTGATGTACCCTTAAGAGGTAGCCTAGTTTTATTACTACTATTCTCCGCACTATTTTTATTGGTTGCTTTAGGTATGGGTCTACTCATATCAAGTGTTGCTAAAAATCAATTTGTAGCTGGTCAAATCGCTATTATTGTTACTTTTTTGCCTGCATTTATTCTATCGGGCTTTGTGTTTGATATTCATTCGATGCCTGCTCCTATACAATTTATTACTCACATTGTTGCGGCACGTTATTACGTGACTATTTTACAGACTCTTTTTTTAGCAGGAGACATATGGCCCATTTTAATTAATAACGGTATTGCTCTTCTTATCATGGCTATCTTTTTTCTAGGATTAACGTGGCTGCGTTCGCGTAAGAGGTTGGATTAA